The proteins below are encoded in one region of Avibacterium volantium:
- a CDS encoding YcgL domain-containing protein: MLCAIYKSKKKEGMYLYIAKRDDFSPIPETLRDSFGTPIFVMLFNLKGEKSLVNADNQEVLEKIQQQGFYLQMPKKEENLLEIHKKSTALH, encoded by the coding sequence ATGCTCTGCGCTATTTATAAAAGTAAGAAAAAAGAAGGAATGTATTTATACATTGCCAAACGCGATGATTTTTCCCCAATTCCCGAAACCCTGCGCGACAGTTTCGGCACGCCTATTTTTGTGATGCTATTTAATCTTAAAGGTGAAAAATCGCTCGTCAACGCAGATAACCAAGAAGTGCTAGAAAAAATCCAACAACAAGGCTTTTATCTACAAATGCCAAAAAAAGAAGAAAATTTGTTGGAAATTCATAAAAAAAGTACCGCTCTTCATTAG
- a CDS encoding DedA family protein produces the protein MEFLINFFTDYGYFAVLFVLIICGFGVPIPEDITLVSGGVISGLGYTNPHIMLVVSMLGVLIGDSTMYWLGRAYGVKILRFRPIRKMLTLKRLQMVRSQFDKYGNRVLFTARFLPGLRAPIYMVSGITRRVSFVRFVLIDFLAAIISVPIWVYLGHFGASNLDWLNEQIHKGQFVIYAIIGVVALIVLWKWKKSRKNKQAG, from the coding sequence ATGGAATTTTTAATCAACTTTTTTACTGACTACGGCTACTTTGCTGTTTTGTTTGTTTTGATCATCTGTGGTTTCGGCGTGCCAATTCCTGAAGATATTACCCTTGTGTCAGGCGGCGTCATTTCTGGCTTAGGCTATACCAATCCGCATATTATGTTAGTGGTGAGTATGTTGGGGGTGTTAATCGGCGACAGCACGATGTATTGGTTAGGCCGCGCTTATGGGGTAAAAATCTTGCGTTTCCGCCCAATTCGCAAAATGCTTACCTTAAAACGCTTACAAATGGTGCGTTCGCAATTTGATAAATATGGTAATCGCGTCCTTTTCACCGCCCGTTTTCTCCCCGGCTTAAGAGCGCCAATTTATATGGTTTCAGGGATTACCCGCCGTGTAAGTTTTGTCCGTTTTGTGCTGATTGATTTTTTGGCTGCCATAATTTCTGTGCCAATTTGGGTTTATTTAGGGCATTTTGGCGCAAGTAATTTAGATTGGTTGAATGAGCAAATCCACAAGGGGCAATTCGTTATTTACGCCATTATCGGCGTAGTGGCCCTGATTGTATTGTGGAAATGGAAAAAATCACGCAAAAATAAACAAGCTGGATAA
- the rplY gene encoding 50S ribosomal protein L25: protein MSFKFNAEVRTAQGKGASRRLRHNGQIPAIVYGGNAEPVSIILNHDELNNAQVHDSFYSDVITLVIDGKEVAVKVQAMQRHPFKPKLVHIDFKRV, encoded by the coding sequence ATGTCATTCAAATTTAACGCTGAAGTGCGTACAGCGCAAGGTAAGGGTGCGAGCCGCCGCCTGCGTCATAATGGTCAAATTCCTGCAATCGTTTATGGTGGGAATGCAGAACCTGTTTCAATCATCTTAAACCACGATGAATTAAACAACGCTCAAGTACACGATTCTTTCTATTCAGACGTGATCACTTTAGTGATTGATGGTAAAGAAGTGGCTGTGAAAGTACAAGCAATGCAACGCCACCCATTCAAACCAAAATTAGTTCACATCGACTTCAAACGCGTTTAA
- a CDS encoding TonB-dependent receptor — translation MQYSIPVKLSAIYTALFFGVSFSALAETNQSLDEINVVTELEKFKATNKLKSEVNLSLLGEQLAFTSPITVVNYDEQALADNQPRNIVDAIAKTDASVMNFGGETNTLQGVYVRSLQLDARQFSLNGLAGLYSTYNSPTAAVSSAQLIKGASTATVGMDPEGSSGASINIETKRATDKDINRLGFAWFSDSRLQESFDFGRRFGTNKEWGIRINGLYRDGDTARDHYDERNKEFAISADYRGEKLRVALDYLYAKRATHGGRARVQDIQNLTYALPAAPNGEINLIPAWSWQTTRDQTIMLTASYDLPYEMTLSGGIGHMTSNYYGNFGQILATNIQPNGDYKISQMRAMDFITRTTSGNLKLQGHHFTGTLSHNWNVAFDAVLRERDFDQSPVLKPFSGGNLYAPHFAQVDNFKPLAQGNTDQKLKSYSLALADTLGLFDDQIRLTLGGRLQWIKQTNYQTNATTGEKSVKTDGKAHRFSPMLTLAWVPNSNFVLYGNYLEDLEPGYVDEDGTMADPRVSRQIELGARKNWSETFTTTLSLYQITRPGIISAKFATKYHRTSGEEQGKERNRGIEFNLYANLLEGRLRPSFGITYNKGDLIDFSSYAGEIINGAQVASPRIIAKAAVEWEPSFAPNLLLSSAVQYYGKSYQNYAKTYEFPSYTTVDLGAKYRFQIRQNQDLILRVGIENLFNKHYWQVQRGKYDRSFALMGMPRTYWAKIEYAF, via the coding sequence ATGCAATATTCCATTCCTGTAAAATTGAGCGCAATTTACACCGCACTTTTCTTTGGGGTTTCTTTTTCCGCTTTAGCTGAAACGAATCAATCGTTAGATGAAATCAATGTGGTTACTGAATTAGAAAAATTCAAAGCCACCAATAAGCTCAAATCAGAAGTCAATTTAAGCCTTTTAGGCGAACAACTAGCCTTTACTTCGCCGATCACCGTAGTGAATTATGATGAACAAGCACTGGCAGATAACCAACCACGCAATATTGTTGATGCAATCGCAAAAACCGATGCTTCTGTAATGAATTTTGGTGGTGAAACTAACACCTTGCAAGGCGTTTATGTGCGTAGTTTACAATTAGATGCCCGTCAATTTAGTTTGAACGGCTTAGCGGGATTATATTCCACTTACAATTCCCCGACCGCTGCTGTCAGCTCAGCCCAACTGATTAAAGGCGCATCCACTGCCACGGTAGGAATGGATCCCGAAGGGTCATCAGGTGCTTCAATCAATATTGAAACCAAACGCGCCACCGATAAAGACATTAATCGCCTTGGTTTTGCTTGGTTTAGTGATTCCCGTTTACAAGAATCTTTTGATTTTGGTCGCCGCTTTGGGACAAATAAAGAATGGGGCATTCGCATCAATGGACTTTACCGTGATGGTGATACAGCACGCGATCATTATGATGAACGCAATAAAGAATTTGCCATTTCCGCCGATTATCGTGGTGAAAAATTGCGTGTTGCCTTGGATTATCTCTATGCCAAACGTGCCACACACGGCGGACGTGCAAGGGTACAGGATATTCAAAATCTCACTTATGCCTTACCTGCAGCCCCAAATGGCGAGATCAATTTAATCCCCGCTTGGTCATGGCAAACCACGCGCGATCAAACCATTATGCTCACCGCTTCTTATGACTTACCTTATGAGATGACTTTATCTGGCGGCATTGGGCATATGACGTCAAATTATTACGGCAATTTCGGGCAAATTCTTGCTACTAATATTCAACCTAACGGTGATTATAAAATTAGCCAAATGCGTGCGATGGACTTTATCACTCGTACCACAAGCGGAAATCTAAAATTACAAGGCCATCATTTTACTGGCACATTAAGCCATAATTGGAATGTGGCTTTTGATGCGGTACTACGCGAACGAGATTTCGATCAAAGCCCTGTGCTTAAACCATTTTCTGGGGGTAATCTCTACGCCCCTCACTTTGCTCAAGTGGATAACTTCAAACCTTTAGCCCAAGGCAATACGGATCAAAAATTAAAATCTTACAGTCTTGCCTTAGCCGATACGCTCGGGCTATTTGACGATCAAATCCGTTTAACCTTAGGCGGTCGCTTACAATGGATCAAACAAACCAATTATCAAACCAACGCCACAACGGGAGAAAAATCTGTTAAAACGGACGGCAAAGCGCACCGCTTTAGTCCAATGCTTACCCTTGCTTGGGTGCCAAATTCCAATTTTGTCCTTTATGGAAATTATTTGGAAGATCTTGAACCGGGTTATGTCGATGAAGATGGCACAATGGCTGATCCGCGTGTAAGCCGTCAAATTGAGCTAGGCGCAAGAAAAAACTGGAGTGAAACCTTCACCACCACACTTAGCCTTTACCAAATCACACGTCCCGGCATCATCAGTGCAAAATTTGCCACAAAATATCACCGCACTTCAGGGGAAGAACAAGGTAAAGAACGCAATCGTGGGATTGAATTTAACCTTTATGCAAACTTACTTGAAGGCCGTTTACGTCCAAGTTTTGGCATCACTTATAACAAAGGCGATCTCATTGATTTCTCAAGCTATGCAGGAGAAATCATCAATGGCGCTCAAGTGGCAAGCCCACGCATTATTGCCAAAGCAGCCGTAGAATGGGAGCCAAGTTTCGCACCAAATCTGTTATTAAGTAGTGCGGTGCAATATTATGGAAAATCCTACCAAAATTACGCAAAAACCTATGAGTTCCCATCTTATACCACAGTGGATCTTGGCGCGAAATATCGTTTCCAAATTCGCCAAAACCAAGATCTTATTCTGCGTGTTGGGATAGAAAATCTATTCAATAAACATTATTGGCAAGTACAACGCGGAAAATATGATCGCAGTTTTGCTTTGATGGGAATGCCTCGCACTTATTGGGCGAAAATTGAATATGCGTTCTAA
- a CDS encoding Gfo/Idh/MocA family oxidoreductase yields the protein MEKIINVAIAGFGMSAKTFHMPFLDLDPRFQVRKVFERNSEKAKQAYPYIEVVHQFEQLLSPEIDLVIITTPNLTHYEMAKQAILADKNVIVEKPLAVYPAQAEELDKLAKQHNVMLSVYQNRRWDNGALTVKKLLEHQMLGEIVHYEMRYERFSQKPNSKAWKETGEFGSGLVYDLGVHLIDHCVDLFGIPTALYADMKAQRAGAKSEDNFEIIFYYADKKVVLSSTKCAREPAPYIMLQGTKGSYIKATMDNQEALLLKGTKPQGDWNAEPEKDWGLLHTEINGIVIRSPIETERGNYQAYYDNIYAALREQAPLQVTAQQATDVLKLIALIYESAEKGMRMAISL from the coding sequence ATGGAAAAAATCATTAATGTCGCCATTGCAGGCTTTGGAATGTCCGCCAAAACCTTTCATATGCCTTTTTTAGATCTCGATCCGCGTTTTCAAGTGCGTAAAGTGTTTGAACGCAACAGTGAAAAAGCGAAACAGGCCTATCCTTATATTGAAGTGGTACATCAGTTTGAACAACTGCTCAGCCCAGAAATTGACTTGGTGATTATCACCACACCTAATCTCACCCATTACGAAATGGCAAAACAAGCTATTTTGGCAGACAAAAATGTCATCGTAGAAAAGCCCCTTGCAGTTTACCCTGCGCAAGCAGAAGAGCTAGATAAACTCGCCAAACAGCATAATGTAATGCTTTCCGTTTACCAAAATCGCCGTTGGGATAACGGTGCTTTAACGGTGAAAAAACTGCTTGAACATCAAATGTTGGGCGAAATTGTGCATTATGAAATGCGTTACGAACGGTTCAGCCAAAAACCGAATAGCAAAGCGTGGAAAGAAACGGGCGAATTTGGCTCTGGGCTAGTTTATGATTTAGGCGTGCATTTGATCGATCATTGCGTAGATTTATTCGGTATTCCCACCGCACTTTATGCGGATATGAAAGCACAACGTGCAGGCGCAAAATCGGAAGATAACTTTGAAATTATTTTCTATTATGCGGACAAAAAAGTGGTGCTATCTTCCACCAAATGCGCCCGCGAACCTGCCCCTTATATTATGTTGCAAGGCACGAAAGGTAGCTACATCAAAGCCACAATGGATAACCAAGAAGCCTTATTGCTTAAAGGCACAAAACCACAAGGCGATTGGAACGCTGAGCCTGAAAAAGACTGGGGACTACTGCACACCGAAATCAACGGCATTGTTATCCGCAGCCCCATTGAAACCGAACGCGGCAACTACCAAGCCTATTACGACAACATCTACGCCGCTCTCCGCGAACAAGCCCCATTGCAAGTTACCGCCCAACAAGCCACTGACGTGCTGAAATTGATTGCGTTGATCTATGAAAGTGCGGAGAAAGGAATGCGAATGGCTATCAGTTTGTAA
- a CDS encoding MATE family efflux transporter — translation MLFSFIQHHRQEMGKLVAIAFPILLAQMAQNSMGFVDTIMAGRVSAADMAAISVGASIWLPLILLGHGLLLALPPIISYLNGSGQRQRIAHYVRQGMWVVVLSCIPLGLFIYYSDYVISHMKMEPRLAQITIDYLHAMLWGLPGYLLMINFRCLNDGIAKTAPTMLITFAGLFLNIPLNYIFIYGKLGVPAFGAVGCGIATAIVNWAMCLMMISYSRQARSQRDIHLFDKIIEKPDFSTLKKVLGLGFPIGIALFCEVALFALSSLLLSPLGTEVVASHQIALTTSSFIFMLPMSLGMATTILVGQRLGESSLQQAKAVFYSALAVGLSLACFTALIVVLFNQQIPKIYVSDQDVILIASHLLLISALYQFSDTIQVITAGALRGYKDTKSILYITMFCYWGIGMPLGYILSRTDWLMPSIGAAGFWVGFVVSLTVAAVLLIQRIRKIQALPDQEILQKLKAIQ, via the coding sequence ATGTTATTTAGTTTCATTCAACATCATCGCCAAGAAATGGGCAAATTGGTGGCGATCGCCTTCCCCATTTTACTGGCGCAAATGGCACAAAATTCAATGGGTTTTGTGGACACCATTATGGCTGGTCGCGTCAGCGCTGCGGATATGGCGGCGATTTCGGTGGGCGCGTCCATTTGGTTACCGCTGATTTTATTAGGACACGGTTTACTGCTTGCCTTGCCGCCGATTATTTCTTATCTCAATGGTTCAGGCCAACGCCAGCGGATCGCTCACTATGTGCGACAAGGTATGTGGGTGGTGGTGTTAAGCTGTATTCCCCTTGGCTTGTTTATTTATTACAGTGATTATGTCATCAGCCATATGAAAATGGAGCCAAGATTGGCACAAATAACCATTGATTATCTGCACGCAATGCTGTGGGGCTTACCCGGTTATTTGCTGATGATCAATTTTCGCTGTTTAAATGACGGCATCGCCAAAACGGCGCCAACAATGCTGATCACCTTTGCGGGATTATTTCTTAATATTCCGCTTAATTATATTTTTATTTACGGTAAACTTGGCGTGCCAGCCTTTGGTGCGGTGGGCTGTGGCATTGCAACAGCAATTGTAAACTGGGCAATGTGCTTAATGATGATTAGCTATTCACGTCAAGCTCGCAGTCAGCGTGATATTCATCTTTTTGATAAAATCATTGAAAAACCTGACTTTTCCACCTTAAAAAAAGTGCTAGGCTTGGGCTTCCCTATTGGTATTGCACTATTTTGCGAAGTGGCATTATTCGCCCTTTCTTCCCTTTTACTTTCACCTCTTGGTACAGAAGTAGTCGCTAGCCACCAAATTGCACTAACGACCAGCTCCTTTATTTTTATGTTGCCAATGTCTTTAGGAATGGCAACTACCATTTTAGTAGGGCAACGTTTGGGCGAAAGCTCATTACAACAAGCAAAAGCAGTATTCTATTCAGCGCTTGCTGTAGGGCTAAGCCTAGCCTGTTTTACCGCACTCATTGTGGTTTTATTTAATCAACAAATTCCTAAAATTTACGTTTCAGATCAAGACGTGATTTTAATCGCCAGCCATTTGCTGTTAATTTCTGCCTTATACCAATTTTCTGACACCATTCAGGTGATCACCGCAGGGGCATTGCGTGGCTATAAAGACACTAAATCCATTTTATACATCACTATGTTCTGTTATTGGGGCATTGGAATGCCATTGGGCTATATTTTATCGCGTACCGATTGGTTAATGCCAAGCATTGGTGCGGCAGGTTTTTGGGTGGGATTTGTGGTGAGTTTAACGGTTGCCGCCGTGCTGCTTATCCAACGTATTCGCAAAATTCAGGCTCTACCTGACCAAGAAATTTTACAAAAGTTAAAAGCAATTCAATAG
- a CDS encoding riboflavin synthase subunit alpha produces MFTGIVQGVAQIHSIDEKTHFRTQVVKMPQELTENLEIGASVANNGVCLTVTKIEGDLVSFDLMTETLRITNLGELCQGDWVNIERAMKMGDEIGGHILSGHVYTTAKVSQRIVSENNLQIWFELPDPALMKYILTKGFIAIDGISLTIGEVKGNEFCVNLIPETIHRTLIGKREVGDFVNIEIDPQTQAIVDTVERYLASRGE; encoded by the coding sequence ATGTTTACAGGAATCGTGCAGGGCGTAGCCCAAATTCATTCTATTGATGAAAAAACGCATTTTAGAACACAGGTAGTTAAAATGCCACAGGAATTAACCGAAAATCTGGAAATTGGTGCGTCTGTGGCAAATAACGGGGTCTGCTTAACCGTAACCAAAATTGAAGGGGATCTCGTCAGCTTTGATTTAATGACGGAAACCCTACGCATCACCAATTTAGGCGAATTGTGCCAAGGGGATTGGGTGAACATTGAGCGAGCGATGAAAATGGGTGATGAAATCGGCGGACATATTTTGTCTGGCCACGTTTACACCACCGCCAAGGTTTCGCAACGCATTGTGTCAGAAAATAACTTGCAAATTTGGTTCGAGTTGCCTGATCCTGCCTTGATGAAATATATTCTCACTAAGGGATTTATCGCCATTGATGGCATCAGCCTGACTATTGGCGAAGTGAAAGGCAACGAGTTTTGCGTGAACCTTATTCCAGAAACCATTCATCGCACCTTGATCGGCAAGCGTGAAGTGGGGGATTTCGTGAATATTGAAATCGATCCACAAACACAAGCTATTGTGGATACGGTAGAACGCTATTTAGCCAGCCGTGGTGAATAA
- a CDS encoding AEC family transporter, producing MQNDFWSSALFSISVTLPTLLLLILGIGLRKRKIIDDKFSQQATSVVFKITLPALLFLNVFKNPIAELNEQLVMIWACVLGTLLLFLCAEIFAAKFVQEKRERGTFVQGVYRGNCSILGLAFCLNAYGDAALVPATIYAATTAIIYNVLGVITLSRSLSDGKVNIPRMILNVAKNPLIISIVLGFLASYLKLAIPKFMLTTIQYLATMTLPLALICAGVSIELKALYKISGISLWASIGRVIVAPIFMVLLGKLFGFSGVNLGVIFLMNATPMAAAAYAMVRGMGGNANTAANIIGITTFASMFISALGLTILHQMGWV from the coding sequence ATGCAAAATGATTTTTGGAGTTCCGCGCTTTTTTCCATAAGCGTAACTTTACCGACCTTATTGTTGTTAATACTCGGCATCGGGCTGCGAAAACGCAAAATCATTGACGATAAATTCAGCCAGCAAGCCACTAGCGTGGTGTTCAAAATCACCTTGCCCGCCTTACTCTTTCTTAACGTATTTAAAAACCCTATTGCTGAGCTGAATGAACAGTTGGTGATGATTTGGGCGTGCGTGCTGGGAACCTTGTTACTGTTCCTTTGTGCGGAAATTTTTGCCGCAAAATTTGTGCAAGAAAAGCGAGAACGTGGCACTTTCGTGCAAGGTGTTTATCGCGGAAATTGTAGTATTTTAGGGCTAGCATTCTGCCTTAATGCCTATGGTGATGCCGCATTAGTGCCAGCCACCATTTATGCGGCCACTACGGCGATTATTTACAATGTGTTAGGCGTGATCACCTTAAGCCGCTCCCTTTCTGACGGCAAAGTGAATATTCCACGAATGATCTTAAATGTGGCAAAAAATCCCTTAATTATCAGCATAGTATTAGGCTTTTTAGCCAGTTATTTAAAATTGGCTATTCCTAAATTTATGCTTACCACAATCCAATATCTCGCCACAATGACCTTACCGCTTGCGTTGATCTGTGCTGGTGTCAGCATTGAATTAAAAGCCTTGTATAAAATTTCAGGCATTTCTTTATGGGCAAGCATAGGGCGAGTGATTGTTGCACCGATTTTTATGGTGTTACTGGGCAAATTATTTGGCTTTAGCGGCGTGAATTTAGGTGTGATTTTCTTAATGAATGCCACCCCAATGGCGGCCGCGGCTTATGCAATGGTGCGTGGAATGGGGGGCAACGCCAACACCGCAGCGAACATTATTGGCATTACCACTTTCGCATCAATGTTTATCTCTGCCTTAGGCTTAACCATTTTGCACCAAATGGGTTGGGTGTAA
- a CDS encoding D-hexose-6-phosphate mutarotase, whose amino-acid sequence MTTIIKQLTPALSLQQYNEIPVIALDHPVGKALISLQGAHLFSWQPKGAQKDVLWLSEIEPFTLGNAIRGGVPICYPWFGGAKSPAHGYARISLWQLSDYEIEENKVRLEFCLFSSDHLIEAKTTMIFSKDCEIIFQHYGQEPAQLALHSYFNLSDVANVEVQNLPTECFNALTQQQENVPSPRLIDQHIDCIYTVQSPVSHHIVDKGDGRTINVAHHNASNVVLWNPWHKATGGISETGYKTMVCLETARIAQPLQQGERCAVKISLNP is encoded by the coding sequence ATGACAACAATAATCAAACAACTCACCCCAGCATTAAGTTTGCAGCAATATAATGAAATCCCTGTGATCGCGTTAGATCACCCAGTGGGTAAAGCCTTGATCTCGCTTCAAGGTGCGCATTTATTTAGCTGGCAGCCGAAAGGCGCGCAGAAAGACGTGCTTTGGCTGAGTGAAATTGAACCTTTTACCTTAGGCAATGCCATTCGTGGTGGTGTGCCAATTTGCTATCCTTGGTTTGGTGGTGCAAAATCCCCTGCGCACGGTTATGCGCGCATCAGTTTATGGCAGCTCAGTGATTATGAAATTGAAGAAAACAAAGTGCGGTTGGAATTTTGTTTATTTTCTTCAGATCATTTGATTGAAGCCAAAACCACAATGATCTTTAGCAAAGATTGCGAAATTATTTTTCAGCATTACGGACAAGAGCCTGCCCAACTTGCTTTGCATAGCTATTTTAATTTAAGCGATGTGGCCAATGTGGAAGTGCAAAACTTGCCAACGGAATGTTTCAACGCATTAACGCAGCAGCAAGAAAATGTGCCTTCCCCACGTTTAATTGATCAGCATATTGATTGCATTTATACGGTGCAATCCCCTGTTTCGCATCACATTGTCGATAAAGGGGACGGGCGTACAATTAATGTGGCACATCATAATGCAAGCAATGTGGTGCTGTGGAATCCTTGGCATAAAGCCACTGGCGGAATTAGCGAAACAGGTTATAAAACAATGGTTTGTTTGGAAACTGCAAGAATTGCACAACCGCTCCAACAAGGCGAACGCTGTGCGGTGAAGATCTCGCTTAACCCATAA